The genomic stretch atataataataattccacaaaaataaataatgcaaaataaatCCTTACTTACCAATGAAAAGCTAGATTCCTATGTGATTTGTCAATCCATATTATCCAATGTTGAATTTCATGTGAGGCCAAAGAGATTGTACAAATAGTATATGACTAataataggagtagtatttaatttattgaatagtaatcctcctccttttttatTATTGAGATCACTTATCAAGTCATTTAGATGCAGAGCCTAAATAAGTGTGGTTACAGTACTGTTGCACCATGTGAGGTGATCTCAACTGCTCTCTTCTTGGCATTAAAGTTGCTTTCTTTCCCACCACATTTATTTCACATACCAAACCACTTCCCATATAtcattactctctctctctcttttatctgcccatttattctctctcctcttCTGTTAGATCTCACTCCCTAgtgggagagagaaagagagagtatggCTCCAGTTCAAGAGAATTTCTGCCAAATGAAGAAGCTGCTAAATGCATGTCTACTCCTAGTTTTCATCACTTCAACATTGATTTCCACAGCTCAATCTCAAAATCACCACCTTTTTAGCAGATCAAGATTGCTCCTTGAGTTAGAAGatgacagcagcagcagcaatgaTCAGCCAATCATCACCAAGAAAACCACCACAACCACCAAAAACCACTCAAAACTCATCAAACCATCTTCCTCAAATTCATCCAAGAATCAAACCAAACTCACCAAAACCCCAAACCTCTCTCCCAAAAACCAAACCAAACTCCCCAAAACCCCAAACCCTTCTCCCAAAAACCAAACCAAACTCTCCAAAAACCAAACCAAAGACTCAGCCTTTGAGGGGATCACCAAGAACCAAACAAAACTCATAAAATCACTCCCAAATCCCCCCAAAAACAAGACCACCAAAACCACCCCTTCATCACCCACAAACCCCAAATCCCAGATCAAGAAACCCTCAGACCAATCCAAGATCAAAACTTTAACCAAAACCCAGATCAAGAAACCCTCAGACCAATCCAAGATCAAAACTTTACCAAAAACCCATCACCACAAGGCTCTAGAAGAGCCAGAAGAAGAAGACCTCGTTTCAGAATTCACAGACCTCCCATCAAAATTCCAAGAAACATTCCTCCCAGACATGGAGAGAATCTCCAAAACCTCCAAAACCTACCTCAACAAATACAACTCCCAATTCACAACCAACTTCAAACCCTACGTCGGAAGCCGCTACgcctccaccgccgcctccgccatCTCTTTCGCATTCATCACAATCCCACTAATCCTCGTCTCCCTCCTCTTCACCAAGATCACCGCCTACTTCTCCCTCCAAAAACTCATCCTCTTCATCCAAATCTACCTCTCCATATACTTCTCAATCCTCTCCATAGCCGCATTGGCCACCAATCTGGAGCCCCTGAGGCTATTCTACGCGGCGGCGCAGTCGGCCTACATGGCGGTGCAGGTGCTGCAAACCCTAGGGTACGTGTTGTACCTGCTGCTGCTGATCATGTACCTCGTGCTGGTGTTCTCGACGGAGAGTGGCGCGGCGGCGAGGGCACTGGGGCTGGGGCAGACGGCGGTGGGGCTCGCGGTGGGGCTGCATTACTACACCGCGGTGTTCCATCGGGCCGTGCTGCGCCAGCCGCCGAGGGCCAGCTGGAAGGTGCATGCGGTTTACGCCACGTGTTTCGTTGTGATTTGTTCGCTGGGGAGGCTTGATAGGAGGAAGAAGGCTTATTTGGAAGAGGGTGGTGAGGAGGGGAAGAAgagttaacttttttttttaaatggggaatttataattatatgaaTCATATTCAAAGTAATTTATTGTGGTTATAATTGTTATTTATATGAAAGGATTTCATTTGAGTTAATTTTTTGTGTTGGTTTAAGAATTGGTTTGATTTTTGATGGAGAGCTTTGTGACCAATATTGCTGAGGAGTTTAATTATTGTTACGAGTTTTCAAATGGGATAGATTCTCTTGGTCTAGCTGTCTCTACTTAGGTGCGAAGTCACATTCAAAATTATGGAGTAGAATGTGTTTCTAGTAAATTCAACAAATCTATTTTTGCAATTTAATCCCCAGTAACCTATATAGGATGAATATCAGattgtttattaatttatatatatacatggtcAACTTAATTAAGATTAAATCTGATGAACAAATAAAAATCAGTTTTTCAGTGAAAATATTAAGTAGTATATCTAGCATAATAATACTTCCTTTGTTGTGtctccaattttttattttggtttcactacatttttttgttatagatttcatgttccacttattcattttattcactttttttataataatacaaatactaatattaaaaagTTAACCGCCattccattaattatttttaacttacattttttaatatttcttaaaatccatattTAGTTAAAGTGAGACAGATATTGAAGAACA from Salvia splendens isolate huo1 chromosome 15, SspV2, whole genome shotgun sequence encodes the following:
- the LOC121768888 gene encoding uncharacterized protein LOC121768888 — protein: MAPVQENFCQMKKLLNACLLLVFITSTLISTAQSQNHHLFSRSRLLLELEDDSSSSNDQPIITKKTTTTTKNHSKLIKPSSSNSSKNQTKLTKTPNLSPKNQTKLPKTPNPSPKNQTKLSKNQTKDSAFEGITKNQTKLIKSLPNPPKNKTTKTTPSSPTNPKSQIKKPSDQSKIKTLTKTQIKKPSDQSKIKTLPKTHHHKALEEPEEEDLVSEFTDLPSKFQETFLPDMERISKTSKTYLNKYNSQFTTNFKPYVGSRYASTAASAISFAFITIPLILVSLLFTKITAYFSLQKLILFIQIYLSIYFSILSIAALATNLEPLRLFYAAAQSAYMAVQVLQTLGYVLYLLLLIMYLVLVFSTESGAAARALGLGQTAVGLAVGLHYYTAVFHRAVLRQPPRASWKVHAVYATCFVVICSLGRLDRRKKAYLEEGGEEGKKS